Part of the Pieris napi chromosome 23, ilPieNapi1.2, whole genome shotgun sequence genome is shown below.
cgattggttattggcacacttgttacTACAATtggattaatattaattatcttaGATGGTGGATTATAGTTATTGGTTTCGGCCGTAAGTTTTTAAGGCCGGcatcgcacttgcgagccctttggcaatgtgagtgtctataaGCGGCgttatcatttaacatcactTGAAATgaacttaatatataattaaaggaaaatttcTACGAAAGACTAGGCGGTATGGTCGAAAGACTATAGCCTGCGCCATgggcgaaaaaaaaattaacatcacTTGctcctttatataaaaaataacgatGTTAGTAAAAAAGTAACCTGGCTAACTCAAGAATGTGACCGCGAGTGAACGTTGCACATCTTACATTTCTGAAAAAATCGTcctaatcattaaattttaaaatatatagctttttatatttaaaaaaatcatcaatcaAATAGATTGCAGTATAATGTTTAATTGGCTAatgaacaatttaataattattccttAAGTTTGAGTGTTTACTCTAatcagtttatttaaatatttatttcagaaatgTGAAAATAAAGAGGACTCAAATGGTTCCGGAAATAAAAACGGAAGCTGCTGAGAAATTTGTGATTAAGTCGGAACCCTTGAGTGGTAgtgtatttcattaaatattaattattattatttttttttgtatgtaatgttACTACATAattgtgttttaatacaaacttatttataaagcCCTTCGGTTTGGGAgctttcaagtattacgtcatgcattttttggagattattgccTCCCCCCCGTGTAaggcgccgtaacgtttttctgtttCGTtaccagtgactctttatacctaaaagttaccattatgtggtgtaaataacctactggaaagtcgaaaataatattaacaataacttgTTCTGTTCTtgagattaaatttttaataaaacttttcatCTTATTATAGATTCTTTAGATGGTAGTTTGATTAACTTACAAATACGAATTTTAATGCGGTATTATGTAggtgatttttataaatattaaattgtttaaatatttagatacaGACGAAGAGACGGAATACTCGAAGTCAGTTTTGGCTGAAGATTTAAAAGCTTCCGGCAATCAAATGAACATCTTCTACGACATTAAAACAATGGACAGGAATAAAatacgtaattattatttctacgtttataaaaaatatttaatcataataccttgaaatttgaaaacaatatatgtatataattatttgagaTACAAAATTCCTTGAGTTTGCAAGTCTTCTATaagaataaatgttatttattaaaacccctatgttttgtgattttattttgatgCAACAATTCgtgtgtaaaattaaataaaaaatttcagatAAAATCAACGATCCAAGGATAAATAAAGAactaaaagagacagttaagATAAAGATCAAACGGTTATTGCAAAAAGTGCAGACATTGAAAGAGAGGTGCGATCTGGAGAGAGCGAGAAGGAGATATAACAAGCGAATggagaatttattaaagaggggtaagttttttatatatggcaatatatacttattccttatattataaatcgCTGAGGCAATTAAAGTTAATAGTAAGCATTGATCgtcttttttttgtatggcaaCATCGAAGCAGTCTTTCAAATAAAGCCAATAAGTGAAAATAATTCTAGTTTGAAATCTCAGTAACatgtgtatatgttaacgtaaaattgtaaaaaccgttagattgtaatctatcggttatcggtattcggtagattgtactacactaacttagttatcattcaaacttctttggtcaattacagattaattttacttcccaacaatttcatataactaccgaataataataagttaaattgcaagcagtatgttgagttgacaatctttcgacaatttacaatctcgcgagatagattacaatctaacggtttttacaattttacggtgacatatacatttCAAATTTGTAAACGATTTTAGAAGAACCACAGACTGAATTAACAAAGACCGAAGTCGgaaaaattacttttgaaAGAGATGaaaatggaaaattaaaattcaacgTTCATCAGTGCTATGTTTGTTTtactgtaagtattttaaaataaggattttataaatttaaaacattaatcaaatttcgtcaaatatttattatttatggtttTATCCAGAAACGtttgcataattttatttatgagaaTATATCGCGGGCTTCAAGCCAGAGGggcgtataaaaaaaaatcgttttttttttttattacgtcaATTATTTCTAAGTTTATCGATATACCACCTctgtttttttcatatttgtaAGTTAATTACTTTAgaagatattaataaaatacttttaggcGTATAACTGAAGTCAGATATTATTTTCATGCCAGAAAGACGTACCGCGGTCGTAACCACTAATGACGAATTGTGTAACGGACCACAAAGTCGTACGTACATACGATTTCATACGATTATCGATTTTCATATGACCTACCAATATATTGTCGGGCCATATAGACGTATGTTCATACGACTTTcgaatttgttttgattaccAATAAAATGTCATGCCAAAAAGACGTATGCGTATACGACCTTGAATTCGCGCCGCGCTCTTTCCACCCGCGCAGTCGCAGTGTTCAATAGTCGGCCGTATACCATTGTCAGTATTTAGAACAAACAAGGATTACGAACTACTAGAATCATCGGTTCCATCAATAGAAAAACAACTTACACCGCTGTTTACACCAGTAGCATCCATACACTCAATAGGAAGCCCTAGCAATATAAAAACTTCTGAAAACCCACATAACGAGAATCTGTCAACTTTCATTGATGACAGCGATGACTCTGTAGCAGACCCTAATTACCAACCTGAAGACGAGGAAATTCAGTGCTCGCCAATGTCACCCATTACGTCCTCATCTTTAgttcaaattaaacaaacagtCAGCATTACTAATCCACAAGAAATAGAAGAATCGCCCACACTTGAAAGTAACCTTGATGGAATGGAAAATTTAGGCTTTAACGGTGATGACTTTAATGTTCCAATATTATATTCCAATAAATCACCATTGTCAGTATTTAGGACAAACAAGGATTACGAACTACTAGAATCATCGGTTCCATCAATAGAAAAACAACTTACACCGCTGTTTACACCAGTAGCATCCATACACTCAATAGGAAGCCCTAGCATTATAGAAACTTCTGAAAACCCACATAACGAGAATCTGTCAACTTTCATTGATGACAGCGATGACTCTGTAGCAGACCCTAATTACCAACCTGATGACGAGGAAATTCAGTGCTCGCCAATGTCACCCATTACGTCCTCATCTTTAGTTCAAATTGAACAACCAGTCAGCATTACTAATCCACAAGAAATAGAAGAATCGCCCACACTTGAAAGTAACCTTGATCGTCAAAAAGTGAAAAGATGCAAAAGAAAAATACCGgaaaattggaaaaaaaacattagaaaAACGAAGAAAAATTGCGGTGAAACATACATATCAAGTCAAGGAAAAAATGTACCGGCAAAAAAGTGTGGCAATGAAAATTGTAAGTGTCAACGAGCTTGTCATACAAAAATTGATAATAGTACGAGAAAGAatattcatttgtcattttgGGGTTTGGGTAGTATTGAAAGACAAAGGGATTTTATAGTATCGAACGTGGTTTCAACTGAAGCAACAGGATCACGTGTGACAGACAAACTCGAGAAGGAAATTCACTTTGAATTACAGTTTCAAGATTAATTCGGAAACGGTAAATGTGTGTCAACCTTTTTTTCTTCGTACACTGGATATCAGTGACAAGATGGTCCGTACTGCTTTGAAGAAAGCGCGCCGAGGAGTGGGTAATATACCTTCCCCTGATAAAAGAGGTCATCACATACCTTGCAACAAATTTAGCGAAGACAACATAAAGTTTGCTAATGATCACATAGATTCATTTCCAAAAGTGCCTTCTCATTGGTGCCGTAAAGATacaaaaaagatttatttggAGACCAttcttaataaagaaaaaatgtacGAATTATATAAGCAGCAATGTTTGGAGAACCATAAGAAACCCATTGGAAAAACTTCGTATAAagaactaattttaaataagaatataggTTTCCACAAACCAAGAAAGGACCAGTGTTGGTGTAACAAATATGAGCAATTAACTGAAGAAGAACAAAAGGCGAAACAAGAAGAATACGAAGAGCATGTTAACAGAAAATACTATGCACAGGAAGAAAAAACATCGGATAAAATTAAAGCAATAGAAGATAGTCGCTCGCATGTTTGTACTTTTGACTTTGAAGCAGTGCTATATTGTCCTTTGGTTTTAGGAAAACCTGTATTTTATAAACGGAAGTTAGGTAGCATGAATTTCACAATTCACAATGCAGCGACTAAACAAGgctattgttatttttggcCGGAATATGAAGGCAACCGTGGATCAAACGAAGTATCAACATGTCTCTATAATTACATCTCAAATCTCTCCAATGTCGATCACctgattttattttctgaCTGCTGTCCAGGGCAGAATAGAAATTCTGTGCTTGTTGCTATGTTCAATTATATCATTACATCACCTGACAATGAGATTAGAGTCATTGACTATAAATTTCTTGAACACACCTACATGGAGTGCGACAACATGCACTCGACAATTGAACGAGCTTCTGAGTATGCCAAAATCTACATCCCTGATGACTGGCAAAATGTCATACGACTAGCTCGTAAAGACAATCCATATAATGTTCAAGTTATGGAACACACAGACTTTTTGGATTTCAAATCACTGCGAAGTACTATTATTCCAAATACAATGAAAGCCACTGATGGAACTGTTTTGCTAACGTAAGATGGTtacgatttaataaaaacattcccCATtcgttgttttttaaatatgattactGGGAAGAATTCAAAGAGGTAAAATTAAAGGAGAGAGTGACTAGATCGGAACATAATTCAAATCTTGCAAAACTGTACCCAGgacaaattttgttaaaacaagCAAAACATAAAGATCTGATGGAAATGTGTCGAGATCGGACGATAACCAAGAATCATAACTACTACTATGAAAAACTTCCTGTTCAGTCTGTATCAGGATCGTTGCCTCAGACTAGGCCTCGTCAAGATGATGACGAATTGGAATTATCTGCAACACGAGCCTCATATTTAAGACGTCGGTCAGGGAAAAAGAATTAATCAGTTCATTTGATAAGAACCTACATAGATGTTTGAACTTATTACTTTTGCTTGCTCAGTTGGATCTAAATAGATTAAGTCGTTTGCCTGTACCTgctctaaatttaaatgagaTTGCATGCAACTAAATGGAAAGTACTTACTATTCATGTTTTTCAtctttatagatatttttatagatgtattttttttgtttgtttattttgtttctatttaggtaaacatctattttttaataggtaaCCAAGTTTAATACTATTCATGTTTTTCAtctttatagatatttttataattagcagtttttttagtttgtttattttgtttctattcATATAACAACTTTTTTTCAACAGCTTTAAGATCTCTGCAATCGTGAATGCTGAATACGACcaaagaaacaataattatctttGTAGTACTAGAGTGTACTTACATACCTATGctaagtttttcttttaaaagtttaatggTTCCaagttcctttttaaataataataattttaaactatttttgtgCCTTGTTTTATTTCACTGCCATCGAAATTAACCCTAAGAAGCCCTTACGTCTGTCTTGGaacaaaactaattttatatttttgacaagCCAGACGGACGTGTAATCTTCAAAAATGGTAGAAATActgcatttaattatataaaaaatatttatttatgatatttcaCGATACTTGAACTAAGTtcagatgtttttttaaatatttcattgcgTAAAAAGCTTTTGTATTTTACGTCCATCCGATAAAAgcgttttctgagaaaagaaaacataCGGTTTGCCTACAACTGTCGAGCCAAATGGAAGTAAGTGCAATATTGcaagtttttaaatacttacaaaGAAAATAATCATTTCACGTTATTAAGAAAGTACTTTAGTAGACACATGTACATTTTCAGATAAAGAGATACATTgcaaaaaaacttattaagttttttttgtctCCTGAAAAGTAGGGGTATTGCTTATACGCCCCTCTGGCTTGAAGGCCACGATATCATTAAGGCTGAAAGGCACTTttagtaatttgtattaaaaccaatttcgcctcgatattatattaatactagcAGACGTTGTTTtgctatgtatattatttctagaaaacattttttagtttaatataaataactatgttatataataaagaataggggttgatcgtagagggatgaaCATTaggggttatatgtatttttgtatgctgtatcaaaaaaaaaaattaaaaaaaaaatgtctaaaaaatataaaaattatcacttatcagacttactgaatatacataaaaagtttcataagaatcggtcgagccgtttcggaggagtatgggaacgaacattgtgacatgagaattttatttatatagagataataatattttttatgattttattgcaGCTATATAAAACCAAAGAAGAGCTGTTGGATCATTGCCAGCAACATTTCGACCTGTGCCACACTAACACGTTACGGAAGTGCCCTCTGTGTGACCACGTCTCGAGTCTGACGCTCAGCCGACATCTACTGagaaaacacaaaattaaaaccaaaCTTTACACTGGCAACATTAAAAATGATGGCTCGCAATTTTATTACGACGTTAATGGCAAAGCTATTAATAAACTAGAAGTGATACCGAGTGTGAAACTATTGAACAGACAGGCTTATATCGATTTAGACAGAACAAATCGCGacaaaaaagataaaattatcGCTAAAACAAAATTGGTTAAAAAAGGTACAGAGTGGATCGTTGAAAAGGAGAAATTGAATATcgaaaactttaaaataccaAAGCTATGCGAAATCGATTCGTCGATGAATTTTGGGGACGATCATTGCGCGCGTATGAAGTCTTTAAGTGTTGCCACAAAACTAAATGGCGGCAAAATGTTATATCCCTGCGACCGATGCGAAAAAATTTGTCAGACCTTAAGCGCTTTAAAACTACATTATCGACGACACGATCCAAACGCCAAGCCGTTTAAGCCTAAAGTGTGGaagcataaattaaaaaataacgatAAAAATACGAATAACCGTAATAATATAGTCTGTGACGTGACAAAGAGATATGTCAAACCTAAACCGATAACAAACAAGCATAGATGCGACCCAgaactaataaaattttatgaaagcAATATAACGGGTGACAATATCGAGTTCTGGcagtttcttaaaatatacaatcgAATGACTagagaaaatattaaagatttttctgatttaaaaaatagaactGATTTCGGAATCCAACCAGTTTCAGATGTGACGAGTGGAACTGATAActgtaattacaaaataactaAAGATGTTGGtaaaaagaaaaggaaaccACAATTAAAAGTCCTACGACATATCTTAATAAGCAAGAAAGAGTATAAGaaaagaaatgaaattaaagcAAGATTAAGACAGAGTCTTGTagttaaaagtataataagctaataatatataagattaatatatgttttttaaagttaatttctAGTTTTTTGAGTTTATAGTAAGCTGTTATAATTTTGGCATAATAACTactactaattttatttttagttgacCCACAAGAGGCTTTCTTTAgtttaatctaatttattgAGTaacattgaaaaattaaattcgaggtgattattatcattatattcATAAACATATCTTACAAATTAGTtgagtaaattaaataataaaataaaaaagtaatgacACTTGATACAACtggataataattaatacctcACATAGGCAAATAGTAGTAAACTGTATAAGATGCGAAGATAGTTTggtttgttaattaaatagattatttaaaaccTGATTTTTCATTTCAGTTTCCATGTAtctgaaaaaattaatacccATAAGTAAATgaatttgtcatttgttaaaaatatgttgaaCAAAAGAGGAAGAGAAGTACCATCTGTAATAGTACCATCCGCTATCACACACAGGTCTTTTAAAGAGGCAATGTATCAAGAGAAATTTTtccctaataataatatatgtatgttcaAACTGTTGGTAAAAAGTTGTAAAACTGGTGGACTAAATTTGCATTTTGCATGTGTTTGTTCCATGAAGTTGAGAAATTTTCTAGATATATGCAAAACAAGGTGGTCTAAAGATGTAAAATagcgaataataatattttttaaaaatcctcTACTACAGTCAGTCCAAGTTATATCTCTACATTAATACTAGATTTTGCCTTCAAAACATTTACTTACTATTTCAGCAATATCTATCCAGTCCATTGctttaacaatattatcatTCTTTGATGGTTTCTTATCCCAGTTCCAGTATGTTATATCACTGAAGCCACCTGCCACCTGCAATTCAA
Proteins encoded:
- the LOC125061627 gene encoding zinc finger protein 91-like; translated protein: MPKVKKKSAKSRTHKCPKCEKKFSDSSGLNRHLELHVEDRLHGCTVCKATFKTKRYLSRHRKRVHSEPEEHECKDCGKKFHFKSSLNQHRLVHTDERPHKCKWCNKGFNSTYSLSSHILIHENSKPFKCTFCDYACRDSSTLRKHKKRHIGQVPTYNCKICEKKFSQKRLLEFHVAKEHLNIDVNVLPCDKCGKMFRDKASLKLHIQKIHKRLYAAKCPVCSVTISCKQNMEAHLRSHLDERPFCCTFEGCGKAFKDARALYLHEFLHYPERYLKCKLCDKRFSRQSRLDSHKKQHFLVKEKYVVCDYCNVRFYSKNYLINHIAKHLYKNKYICDICNKEFCTKPSLIGHIIAHNSETDKQCKLCKKSFKKHIYLKSHYWNTHCIKYKITRKNVKIKRTQMVPEIKTEAAEKFVIKSEPLSDTDEETEYSKSVLAEDLKASGNQMNIFYDIKTMDRNKIHKINDPRINKELKETVKIKIKRLLQKVQTLKERCDLERARRRYNKRMENLLKREEPQTELTKTEVGKITFERDENGKLKFNVHQCYVCFTLYKTKEELLDHCQQHFDLCHTNTLRKCPLCDHVSSLTLSRHLLRKHKIKTKLYTGNIKNDGSQFYYDVNGKAINKLEVIPSVKLLNRQAYIDLDRTNRDKKDKIIAKTKLVKKGTEWIVEKEKLNIENFKIPKLCEIDSSMNFGDDHCARMKSLSVATKLNGGKMLYPCDRCEKICQTLSALKLHYRRHDPNAKPFKPKVWKHKLKNNDKNTNNRNNIVCDVTKRYVKPKPITNKHRCDPELIKFYESNITGDNIEFWQFLKIYNRMTRENIKDFSDLKNRTDFGIQPVSDVTSGTDNCNYKITKDVGKKKRKPQLKVLRHILISKKEYKKRNEIKARLRQSLVVKSIIS